The proteins below come from a single Candidatus Chlamydia sanziniae genomic window:
- a CDS encoding PTS sugar transporter subunit IIA — protein sequence MDLKLEEVACLLDISEHTVLQWLEQGAIPSYSMNNEYRFNREEIEDWILHNQSLLVHERPENKDTFRDLSLKYSLYKAIYHGGVLRNVVVNDKEEALQYAAKYIAEKFHLDESVLFEMLLHREHLMSTGIGKGIALPHAKDFLIKAYHDVVVVMFLPKPIQYGALDGKPVNILFFLFACQDKNHLNLVNKVVHLGMSSDARKFFNSYPDKEQLLAYIKEWEFQTH from the coding sequence ATGGATTTAAAATTAGAAGAAGTTGCTTGCTTATTGGATATTTCTGAACATACAGTACTGCAATGGTTAGAACAAGGAGCTATTCCTAGTTACAGCATGAATAATGAATATCGATTTAATCGAGAGGAAATTGAAGATTGGATTTTGCATAACCAATCTCTCTTAGTTCATGAGAGACCTGAAAACAAAGATACTTTTCGAGACCTCTCCTTAAAATATAGTTTGTATAAAGCAATTTATCATGGCGGGGTTCTTCGTAACGTCGTTGTTAACGATAAAGAAGAGGCTTTGCAATACGCTGCAAAATATATCGCAGAGAAGTTTCATCTAGACGAGAGTGTGCTTTTTGAAATGCTTCTGCATCGCGAACACTTAATGTCTACGGGTATAGGTAAGGGGATCGCTCTTCCCCACGCAAAAGATTTTTTAATTAAAGCCTATCACGATGTCGTTGTTGTCATGTTTCTTCCCAAGCCAATACAATATGGCGCTTTGGATGGGAAACCTGTAAACATTCTCTTCTTCCTTTTTGCTTGCCAAGATAAAAATCATTTAAATTTAGTAAATAAAGTTGTGCATTTAGGAATGTCTTCAGATGCGAGAAAATTTTTCAACAGTTATCCGGATAAAGAACAATTGCTTGCTTATATTAAGGAGTGGGAATTCCAAACTCACTAA
- a CDS encoding PTS sugar transporter subunit IIA translates to MPFHCQDQQDFSLSPLLSPRLIMFLNKHSRNEILQDLTDLVDCAGLLENKEAFFQALVHRENIMSTGIGMGVAIPHGKLENCSSFFIAVGIHPRGILWDAIDGALVRLIFLIGGPGNAQAEYLKLLSTLTLFLREDSCRQKLLQVKTIEEVMNIFVRM, encoded by the coding sequence ATGCCTTTCCATTGTCAAGATCAACAAGATTTTTCTTTATCCCCCCTTTTATCCCCTAGATTGATTATGTTTTTAAACAAACATTCTCGAAATGAAATTCTTCAAGACCTCACAGACCTTGTGGATTGTGCGGGTCTTCTTGAAAATAAAGAAGCTTTTTTCCAAGCTCTTGTCCACAGAGAAAATATTATGTCGACAGGGATTGGTATGGGGGTAGCAATTCCTCACGGTAAATTAGAAAATTGTTCTAGCTTTTTTATTGCGGTAGGAATCCATCCTCGAGGCATTCTGTGGGACGCAATTGATGGAGCTTTAGTTCGACTCATTTTTTTAATCGGTGGCCCCGGAAATGCACAAGCAGAGTATCTTAAATTGTTGTCAACACTGACACTTTTTCTTAGAGAAGATTCATGTCGTCAAAAACTTTTGCAAGTGAAGACAATTGAAGAAGTTATGAATATATTTGTGAGAATGTAG
- the dut gene encoding dUTP diphosphatase, whose product MTVFCELEAGGELPEYATSGAAGADLRANIPEPLALLPGHRVLIPIGLKVEIPENYELQIRPRSGLALKHGITVLNSPGTIDSDYRGEVCVIIINLGDSTFVIEPKMRIAQAILAPVVRAEFIVKEESLATTLRGYRGFGHTGEN is encoded by the coding sequence ATGACAGTATTTTGTGAATTAGAGGCAGGGGGAGAGCTTCCGGAATATGCTACATCAGGGGCTGCAGGTGCAGATCTTAGAGCAAATATTCCCGAACCTCTTGCATTATTGCCAGGACACCGTGTACTTATCCCTATAGGATTGAAGGTGGAAATTCCTGAGAATTATGAGTTGCAGATACGTCCACGTAGTGGATTGGCATTAAAACACGGGATTACGGTTCTGAATTCTCCAGGAACTATCGATTCTGATTATCGCGGAGAAGTCTGTGTTATTATAATCAATTTAGGAGACAGTACATTTGTTATTGAGCCTAAGATGAGGATAGCGCAAGCTATTTTGGCTCCTGTAGTGCGGGCAGAGTTCATTGTTAAGGAAGAAAGCTTAGCAACAACACTGCGAGGATATAGAGGTTTTGGGCATACTGGAGAGAACTAA
- the accD gene encoding acetyl-CoA carboxylase, carboxyltransferase subunit beta, which yields MRLFSYDKPKIKVQKIKADGFSGWLKCTHCHEMIHANELGQNYNCCPKCSYHYRITAMERIKLLADQNSWRPLYSNLRSQDPLEFVDTDTYANRLKKARKNNTASEGVVVGICTLGTYPVALGVMDFNFMAGSMGAVVGEKLTRLIEEAIASKLPLIIVSASGGARMQESVFSLMQMAKTSAALAKLHEAGLPYISVLTNPTSGGVTASFASLGDVILAEPKALICFAGPRVVAQVIGEDLPEGAQKSEFLLEHGMIDKIIERKELKTTLRTLLDYFLAQEYTGGKDKSPRDLSRRLKEIFLLTDDSE from the coding sequence GTGCGTTTATTTTCTTATGACAAACCGAAGATTAAAGTGCAAAAAATTAAAGCAGATGGTTTTAGTGGTTGGTTAAAGTGTACGCATTGTCACGAGATGATTCATGCGAATGAGTTAGGACAGAATTATAATTGCTGTCCTAAATGCTCCTACCATTATCGTATCACTGCAATGGAAAGAATAAAGCTCCTTGCAGATCAAAATTCATGGCGTCCCCTCTACTCCAATCTTAGATCCCAGGATCCTTTGGAATTTGTAGACACAGATACCTACGCTAACCGCTTGAAAAAAGCACGTAAAAATAATACAGCAAGTGAAGGGGTTGTTGTTGGGATTTGTACCCTAGGGACATACCCTGTAGCGCTCGGGGTCATGGATTTCAATTTTATGGCTGGATCTATGGGTGCTGTTGTAGGAGAGAAACTCACGCGCCTTATAGAGGAAGCCATTGCATCTAAACTCCCTTTGATTATCGTTTCTGCTTCTGGCGGAGCAAGAATGCAAGAGTCTGTTTTTTCTTTAATGCAAATGGCTAAAACTTCAGCAGCCCTTGCTAAACTGCATGAAGCTGGCTTACCTTATATTTCTGTTTTAACTAATCCTACTTCAGGAGGAGTTACCGCTTCTTTTGCTTCCCTTGGTGATGTGATTCTTGCAGAGCCCAAGGCTCTTATTTGTTTTGCTGGTCCTCGCGTAGTTGCTCAGGTCATTGGTGAAGATCTACCTGAAGGAGCACAAAAATCAGAATTTTTACTCGAACATGGAATGATTGATAAAATCATTGAACGTAAAGAATTAAAAACTACTTTACGGACTTTACTTGATTACTTTTTAGCACAAGAATACACTGGCGGCAAAGATAAGTCTCCTAGAGATCTTTCTAGAAGACTCAAAGAAATTTTTTTATTGACAGATGATAGTGAATAA
- a CDS encoding superoxide dismutase gives MNFVPYTLPNLPYDYDALEPVISAEIMQLHHQKHHQAYINNLNDALNKLDDAETQQDLIGLIALEPNLRFNGGGHINHSLFWEMLAPVNAGGGELPRHELLKLIEKFCGTFDNFLKKLIHVAATIQGSGWAWLAFCPEKKELLLKATANQDPLQAVTGKVPLLGVDVWEHAYYLQYKNVRADYLRAFPKVINWGYIENRFIEIISSK, from the coding sequence ATGAATTTTGTACCCTACACTCTGCCAAACTTGCCCTATGATTACGATGCGTTAGAGCCTGTAATTTCAGCTGAAATTATGCAATTGCATCATCAGAAACATCACCAAGCCTATATAAATAATTTGAATGATGCTTTGAATAAGCTCGATGACGCAGAAACTCAACAAGACCTTATTGGACTCATTGCTTTAGAACCCAACTTACGTTTCAATGGTGGAGGACATATTAACCACTCTTTGTTTTGGGAAATGCTTGCTCCTGTAAACGCCGGTGGGGGAGAGCTTCCCCGACATGAACTCTTAAAATTAATTGAAAAATTTTGTGGGACTTTTGACAATTTTTTGAAGAAACTCATTCACGTTGCCGCTACTATTCAGGGATCCGGATGGGCATGGTTAGCTTTTTGTCCCGAAAAAAAGGAACTTCTGTTAAAGGCTACAGCAAACCAAGATCCTCTACAAGCAGTGACGGGGAAAGTGCCTCTCCTTGGAGTGGATGTTTGGGAACATGCCTACTACCTCCAATATAAAAACGTTCGGGCAGATTATTTACGTGCTTTTCCTAAAGTAATTAATTGGGGATATATTGAAAATAGATTTATTGAAATAATTTCATCTAAATAA
- a CDS encoding phospho-sugar mutase, which translates to MKLLKQRIEALYDTITAKNILFWLSGDFPEQDKKEITQLLDQNPQYLKELFSTTLVFGTGGLRSPMGIGTNRMNTFTVRRATQGLAQVLRSHQRHVEDMPCVVIGYDTRHHSLEFAHETAKVLAGNGCKALLFKNPEPLALTSFTVRQESATAGVMITASHNPPEYNGYKVYMASGGQILPTLAEEIVKVCAQVETIFSVDSIEDPKIRILGEEYETAYIDTVRKLQLYPADNRRSGKTLHLSYSPLHGTGVSILPRVLKDWGFLLVKLVEEQALPDGDFPTVRLPNPEDPEALALGIKQLMANKDDIFIATDPDTDRVGVVCLDEGLPYRFNGNQIACLLADHILGAWSQQRQLDKEDKIVKSVVTTEMLTAIAQHYHADIVNVETGFKYIGEKIELWRHSPMRFVFGAEESYGYLYGTHVEDKDAIIASAIVAEAALQQKLLGKTLRDALLELYETHGYFANKTESFVFSEQHHKEEMREKLSRFEKQITNFTSLGNYKIEKFENYSKSLGMHMLSGTTYSLELPRTSMLCYYFSGGARIIIRPSGTEPKVKFYFEVVHKYSEPTTDKHLQKQREKESFETLDLFITDFKEKFSTL; encoded by the coding sequence ATGAAGCTATTGAAACAACGTATTGAAGCTCTTTATGATACAATAACAGCAAAAAATATTCTGTTTTGGCTATCAGGAGATTTCCCCGAGCAGGATAAAAAGGAAATTACGCAACTTTTAGATCAAAATCCTCAATACCTTAAAGAGCTGTTTAGTACTACCCTAGTGTTTGGCACGGGAGGATTACGTAGTCCTATGGGAATCGGCACAAATAGAATGAATACTTTTACTGTACGTCGTGCTACTCAAGGGCTAGCACAGGTGTTGCGTTCTCATCAACGCCATGTAGAAGATATGCCTTGTGTTGTTATAGGCTATGATACGCGCCACCATTCTTTAGAGTTTGCTCATGAAACGGCTAAGGTTCTTGCCGGTAATGGTTGTAAGGCTCTTCTATTTAAAAATCCCGAACCGCTGGCATTAACCTCCTTTACTGTACGGCAGGAATCTGCTACCGCAGGAGTCATGATCACTGCTTCCCATAATCCTCCAGAGTATAATGGATATAAAGTTTATATGGCTTCGGGAGGTCAGATTCTTCCCACCCTTGCTGAAGAAATTGTTAAGGTTTGTGCACAAGTTGAAACAATTTTTTCCGTAGATTCTATAGAAGACCCTAAGATTCGCATTTTAGGAGAGGAATATGAAACTGCCTATATAGATACCGTCAGAAAATTACAACTGTACCCTGCAGATAACCGTAGGTCAGGAAAAACTCTACATCTTTCCTATTCTCCTCTACATGGCACAGGAGTCTCTATCCTTCCTCGTGTCCTGAAAGATTGGGGATTTTTACTTGTAAAACTTGTTGAGGAACAAGCTCTTCCCGATGGCGATTTCCCCACTGTACGTCTTCCTAATCCCGAAGATCCTGAAGCACTTGCCTTGGGAATCAAGCAATTGATGGCTAACAAAGATGATATTTTTATTGCTACAGATCCTGATACAGATCGTGTAGGCGTCGTCTGTTTAGACGAAGGTTTACCTTATCGTTTCAATGGCAATCAAATTGCCTGTTTATTGGCAGATCATATTTTGGGCGCATGGTCTCAACAAAGACAATTGGATAAAGAAGATAAGATCGTAAAAAGTGTAGTCACCACTGAAATGCTCACTGCTATTGCCCAACATTATCACGCTGATATTGTGAATGTAGAAACAGGATTTAAATATATTGGAGAGAAAATTGAGCTGTGGAGACATTCTCCCATGCGTTTTGTCTTTGGAGCTGAAGAGTCTTACGGTTATCTCTATGGCACTCACGTTGAGGATAAGGATGCAATTATTGCTTCCGCAATCGTTGCTGAGGCTGCTTTACAACAAAAATTGCTAGGGAAAACACTTCGAGATGCTTTGTTGGAGCTTTACGAAACTCATGGATATTTCGCAAATAAAACAGAATCTTTCGTCTTTTCGGAACAACACCATAAGGAAGAAATGCGTGAAAAACTGTCTCGCTTCGAAAAACAAATCACAAACTTTACTTCTTTAGGAAACTATAAAATTGAGAAATTTGAAAATTATTCCAAAAGTTTAGGAATGCATATGCTTTCCGGAACTACGTATTCTTTAGAGTTACCCCGAACTTCTATGCTGTGTTATTATTTTAGTGGAGGAGCCAGAATTATTATACGCCCCTCGGGAACAGAACCTAAAGTTAAGTTCTATTTCGAAGTCGTACATAAATACTCTGAGCCTACCACAGACAAGCATCTTCAAAAGCAAAGAGAGAAAGAGAGTTTCGAAACACTAGATCTCTTCATAACAGATTTCAAAGAAAAATTTTCTACTTTATAA
- a CDS encoding DUF5070 domain-containing protein, with amino-acid sequence MRFALHLEHLRHFQNHGSILFEALLTKYDCLELEVKLRNFVSKVSKNTQDIRWRGNLFRSIPEISLMIHKRQLSSFAAEFVHRPKLSLVRDLWVFSHEEVLEGEEDCTLFLSLSGASMGSGVFFVGPYPTDLCRLEPKATGLLLAFSSIGHPIV; translated from the coding sequence ATGAGGTTTGCACTACACCTCGAACACTTGCGTCATTTCCAAAATCACGGTTCTATTTTATTTGAAGCGCTTCTAACAAAATACGATTGTCTTGAACTAGAAGTGAAATTACGCAATTTTGTGAGCAAGGTTTCAAAAAATACACAAGATATACGCTGGCGGGGAAATTTATTCCGCTCCATCCCTGAAATTAGTTTAATGATACATAAGCGTCAGTTGTCTTCTTTTGCCGCTGAATTTGTTCATCGCCCCAAGCTTTCTTTAGTGCGCGATCTTTGGGTTTTTTCTCATGAAGAAGTCCTTGAGGGAGAAGAGGATTGTACGCTTTTTCTTTCTCTTTCTGGAGCTAGCATGGGAAGTGGTGTCTTTTTTGTAGGACCCTATCCTACAGATCTTTGTCGGCTAGAGCCAAAAGCTACAGGATTGTTGCTTGCCTTTTCTTCCATAGGTCATCCTATCGTTTAA
- the rnc gene encoding ribonuclease III translates to MSESLNIRAIEVKLKITFTQPQLLITAFTHPSYKNESLASIEDSERLEFLGDAVLGLIVTEYLFSLFPALDEGTLSTVRAALVNAKACYSYTQALGVGQYLLIGRGERVQNQRGQFSAYANLFEAILGAIYLDHGLALARQITIPLLPSKEAIFPLMLGNPKNRLQQLTQKHLRTLPLYQATLLTTPGGTGGYHVQVVVNKEIWGEGCATSKKEAEQLAAQQALETHDYENQNTMDM, encoded by the coding sequence ATGAGTGAGTCTTTAAATATTCGGGCAATCGAAGTAAAATTAAAAATTACCTTTACCCAACCTCAATTATTAATCACCGCCTTTACCCACCCCTCATATAAAAACGAATCCCTGGCTTCTATTGAAGATAGTGAACGTTTAGAATTTTTAGGAGATGCTGTACTTGGCCTTATTGTTACTGAATATTTATTCTCACTCTTTCCTGCCTTAGATGAAGGAACGTTATCTACCGTCCGTGCTGCTTTGGTAAATGCCAAGGCATGTTACAGCTATACCCAGGCTTTAGGAGTAGGCCAGTACCTTCTTATAGGTAGGGGAGAGCGTGTTCAAAATCAACGTGGACAGTTTTCCGCATATGCCAATCTCTTTGAAGCTATTTTAGGCGCTATTTATCTTGATCATGGTCTGGCTCTAGCAAGGCAAATTACTATTCCCCTATTGCCATCTAAAGAAGCAATTTTCCCTCTAATGTTGGGAAATCCCAAAAACCGCCTTCAACAACTTACACAAAAGCACCTACGAACCTTACCTCTATATCAAGCTACACTATTGACGACTCCTGGAGGAACGGGGGGGTATCATGTTCAGGTAGTAGTGAATAAGGAAATTTGGGGAGAGGGATGTGCCACATCTAAAAAAGAAGCAGAACAACTCGCAGCACAACAAGCTTTAGAAACCCATGACTATGAAAACCAAAACACAATGGATATGTAA
- the radA gene encoding DNA repair protein RadA yields MTMKTKTQWICNHCGTHTSKWLGQCPSCLQWNTFVEEYYTVPTRSKSSLPSVVAAVSLNTVEIQEEERLCIDYAGWDRILGGGVVRGSLTLLGGDPGIGKSTLLLQTSANLATQGYKVLYICGEESITQTSLRAKRLNISSHLIFLCPETNLENIKQQISRVAPDVLIIDSIQIIFNPVLQSAPGSVAQVREVTAELMHLAKRSQITTFIIGHVTKSGEIAGPRVLEHLVDTVLYFEGNSHANYRMIRSIKNRFGPTNELLILSMHTDGLKEVANPSGLFLQETRTTTTGSVVIPVIEGSGTLLIELQALASPSPFTNPIRKTSGFDPNRFSLLLAVLEKRAQVKLFTMDVFLSVTGGLKITEPAADLGTVLAVASSLYNRLPPENFTFIGEMGLGGEIRYVTHLERRLKESKLMGFQGAVVPEGQISSLPKESLENFDIQGIKTIKDVIRLLR; encoded by the coding sequence ATGACTATGAAAACCAAAACACAATGGATATGTAATCATTGCGGAACTCATACTTCCAAATGGTTAGGACAATGTCCTAGTTGTCTCCAGTGGAATACTTTTGTTGAAGAATATTATACTGTTCCCACTCGTTCAAAATCTTCCTTACCTTCTGTAGTTGCAGCTGTTTCTCTAAATACTGTAGAAATCCAAGAAGAAGAACGACTTTGTATTGACTATGCAGGATGGGATAGAATTCTTGGTGGGGGTGTTGTTCGAGGAAGTCTAACGCTCCTTGGAGGAGATCCTGGCATTGGAAAATCTACACTCCTTTTACAAACTTCGGCAAACTTAGCTACACAAGGCTATAAAGTCCTTTATATCTGTGGCGAGGAGTCCATAACACAAACTTCATTAAGAGCAAAACGTCTGAATATTTCTTCTCATTTGATTTTCCTTTGTCCCGAAACGAATCTTGAAAATATTAAGCAGCAAATCAGTAGAGTAGCTCCCGATGTCTTGATTATAGATTCCATTCAAATTATCTTTAATCCCGTTTTACAGTCTGCTCCGGGTTCTGTTGCTCAAGTACGGGAAGTTACTGCTGAGTTAATGCATTTAGCCAAACGCTCCCAAATAACAACTTTTATTATTGGCCACGTAACTAAGTCTGGAGAAATTGCTGGGCCTCGTGTTTTAGAGCACCTCGTCGATACTGTTCTCTATTTTGAAGGAAACTCCCATGCAAATTATCGAATGATACGCTCAATAAAGAATCGCTTTGGCCCTACAAACGAATTGCTGATTCTCTCTATGCATACTGACGGGCTCAAAGAAGTTGCAAATCCCTCTGGTCTTTTTCTTCAGGAAACTCGAACAACCACCACAGGCTCTGTAGTTATCCCTGTAATTGAAGGTTCAGGAACCCTACTTATAGAACTCCAAGCCTTAGCATCTCCTTCTCCCTTCACCAACCCGATTAGAAAAACCTCAGGCTTTGATCCTAATCGTTTTTCTCTACTCCTTGCTGTGTTAGAAAAGCGTGCTCAAGTAAAGCTGTTTACTATGGATGTCTTTCTTTCAGTGACTGGGGGCTTAAAAATCACGGAACCTGCTGCAGATCTGGGGACTGTACTTGCCGTAGCTTCTTCATTATACAATCGCCTTCCCCCGGAGAACTTTACCTTTATTGGGGAAATGGGTTTAGGAGGAGAGATCCGTTATGTGACACATCTAGAACGACGTCTTAAAGAGAGCAAGCTCATGGGCTTTCAAGGAGCCGTAGTACCTGAAGGACAGATCTCCAGTCTTCCCAAAGAAAGTCTTGAAAATTTTGATATCCAAGGAATAAAAACAATCAAAGATGTTATCCGCCTGCTACGCTGA
- a CDS encoding hydroxymethylbilane synthase: MLSACYADPFLSNFFHGKRPVHIASRSSNLAKMQVYECLMLLRAWYPKLRFHLHTVKTEGDRDKKTSLRCVENTHFFTGDVDALVHKGICHFAVHSAKDLPRPSPLPIVALTRCLHPADLLIYGRHYHVHSLPHVLHRIGSSSIRRTEILKQHFPQAHIMDIRGTIEERLQQLKHGRYDAIVLAKAASLRLHLHRFHSIELPPPYHPLQGSLAITALTFLDSWKKFFAPLHKPTFSYS; the protein is encoded by the coding sequence ATGTTATCCGCCTGCTACGCTGATCCATTTCTTTCTAATTTTTTCCACGGCAAACGCCCTGTACATATAGCGTCTCGTAGTTCAAATTTAGCTAAAATGCAAGTTTATGAATGTCTTATGTTGCTCCGAGCTTGGTATCCTAAACTTCGATTTCATCTTCATACTGTAAAAACTGAAGGAGACCGTGACAAAAAGACTTCCTTACGCTGTGTAGAGAATACCCACTTCTTTACTGGAGATGTGGATGCCCTTGTTCATAAGGGAATCTGTCACTTCGCTGTCCACTCCGCTAAGGATCTCCCCCGACCTTCTCCACTTCCCATAGTGGCTCTAACACGCTGTCTGCATCCTGCAGATCTTTTAATCTATGGCAGACATTACCACGTGCACTCCTTACCCCATGTATTGCATCGCATAGGCAGCTCTTCAATTCGTCGCACGGAAATACTAAAACAGCACTTCCCTCAAGCACACATCATGGATATCCGTGGGACTATAGAAGAACGTTTACAGCAACTCAAACATGGGCGTTATGATGCTATTGTCCTAGCGAAAGCAGCCAGCCTAAGGCTACATTTACATAGATTTCACAGTATTGAACTCCCTCCACCTTATCATCCATTGCAAGGTAGCCTAGCCATTACAGCTCTAACATTCCTAGATTCTTGGAAAAAGTTTTTTGCTCCCCTACACAAGCCAACCTTTAGCTATTCCTAA
- the dnaX gene encoding DNA polymerase III subunit gamma/tau has protein sequence MTQVSYQASSRKYRPQNFAEILGQSSIVTVLKNALLLERAVHAYIFSGIRGTGKTTLARIFTKALNCTYLSAEGEPCNSCASCKEVTAGSSLDVIEIDGASHRGIEDIRQINETVLFSPAKSKYKIYIIDEVHMLTKEAFNALLKTLEEPPRHVKFFLATTEIHKVPSTILSRCQKLHLQRIPDSMIIEKLLLMAQDNSIETSKEALVPIARAAQGSLRDAESLYDYATVLLGNTLSTKAVADALGLVSLDTFCALEEAIRQGDVLAALTPVTALLNAGIVPTIFLHEFTLFYRDLLFISDPSSRLAKIAGLYQPEQLLEMIDFLGESARHLQHTIFEQTFLETSIIHLIRIFHRPTLSQLVSTIQTKEWESLRDPKELDLEQAQPTPLPTPKTTSLYEEQSLLPQTDVQQQSLSKVVLSVKANTSPSLAGSATTDTLLQFAVVEFSGILTKE, from the coding sequence ATGACTCAAGTCTCCTATCAAGCCTCTTCTAGAAAATACCGTCCACAAAATTTTGCTGAAATTCTTGGGCAAAGTTCCATTGTTACTGTATTAAAAAATGCTCTTCTTTTAGAGCGTGCAGTGCATGCTTATATATTTTCAGGAATTCGTGGTACGGGAAAAACTACATTAGCGCGAATTTTTACCAAAGCTCTCAACTGTACGTATTTAAGTGCCGAAGGCGAGCCTTGTAACTCATGTGCTTCTTGTAAAGAGGTTACTGCAGGTTCTTCCTTAGATGTCATTGAAATCGATGGTGCTTCACATCGAGGAATTGAGGATATTCGTCAGATCAATGAAACTGTGCTCTTTTCTCCTGCAAAGTCAAAATATAAAATCTATATTATCGATGAAGTGCATATGCTGACTAAAGAAGCTTTCAATGCTTTATTGAAGACTTTGGAGGAACCTCCTCGTCATGTAAAGTTTTTCCTGGCAACTACAGAAATTCATAAAGTTCCAAGTACTATTTTGAGCCGTTGTCAAAAATTGCACCTACAGAGAATTCCAGACTCTATGATTATAGAGAAGCTCTTACTCATGGCTCAAGATAATTCTATAGAAACTTCTAAAGAAGCTCTAGTGCCTATCGCCCGTGCGGCTCAGGGAAGCTTACGTGATGCAGAGTCTCTCTATGACTATGCTACTGTTTTACTTGGGAACACTCTGTCTACTAAAGCCGTGGCTGACGCGTTAGGGTTAGTTTCCTTAGACACTTTTTGTGCTTTAGAAGAAGCTATCCGTCAAGGAGATGTCCTTGCTGCTTTAACTCCTGTAACAGCTCTTTTAAATGCTGGCATAGTCCCTACAATATTTTTGCATGAGTTTACATTATTTTACCGTGACTTACTTTTTATCAGTGATCCCAGCTCACGTTTAGCAAAAATAGCTGGTCTATATCAACCAGAGCAGCTCTTGGAAATGATAGACTTTCTTGGGGAATCTGCTCGTCATTTGCAGCATACAATTTTTGAACAAACGTTTTTAGAAACCTCAATTATTCATTTAATCCGGATTTTCCACAGGCCAACACTATCTCAGCTTGTTTCAACCATACAGACGAAAGAATGGGAAAGTCTTCGAGATCCTAAAGAACTTGACTTGGAGCAGGCACAGCCGACTCCTTTGCCAACCCCTAAAACAACCTCTCTTTACGAAGAGCAAAGTCTTCTTCCACAAACAGATGTGCAGCAACAGTCTTTATCCAAAGTTGTTCTTTCTGTAAAGGCAAACACATCACCCTCTTTAGCAGGATCAGCAACGACAGATACACTATTACAATTTGCTGTTGTAGAATTTTCAGGAATTTTAACTAAGGAATAG